TCGCTGCCGGAGATCCCCTCCGCGTTGACCGGCGGCCCCGTGGTCTGCGTGGCGGGCGCGGTGTTCGCCGAGCCGCCGGACTCGCTCGATCAAGCCGTCCGACGCGCCGGGGACCTTCTCGGCCCACTGCGAACCGTGGCCGAGCCGCTGCTCGACACGTGGGCGCCCGGGACGCCGACGTCGGTCCTGGACGCACACGACGATCCCACCGAGCCGGTCGCCGTCCTCGGCGATCACCTGCTGCTGCGGGACCTGCCCGCGACCGGTGCGGCGGCCTTCCTGCGTGCTGTCGCAGGCGACTCCGGCTCGCCGCTGGTGGCCGCCGAGCTGCGTCAGCTCGGCGGGGCCGCGTCGAGTCCCCATCCTGCGGGCGGTGCCCTCGACCATCTGGACGCCCGGTTCGCCTTCATGGCCGCCGGGCTGCCCGGCGGCACCGGCAGCGCGCAGTCGATCATGGACCATTGCGCGACGGTGCGGGCCGCGCTCGCACCCTGGGACACCGGTCGGACGGCTCCGACGTTCGTGGAGAACCGCGAGCAGCCGCAGGGACACCTCGATGCGGATCGACGCAGGTCCGTCGAGCTGCTGCGAACCCGCGTCGATCCGCAGGGCCGGTTCTCCGGTGACGTCCTGCCCGACGTGGACGCCTGATTCGGAACGGTCGCGGCAGCGGAATCCGAGCCGGGCGGCGATCCGGCCCGGCCGAGTCCGCCCCGGCCCGCATCCTCCGCGCAGGCCCGGGGCGAGCGCTGTGGCGGGACCCCGAACCGGAACATCCGACACGGGGGCAGCGGGAGGCCCGGGCCCGGGACACGCATCACCGCCCGGTTCCACCACGCCGAGTGTTCGATGCCACAGGGAGCGTCATGAGAGGTTCGTGAGTTCAGGCGGACGTCCTCCACTCGGCGAGGACCAGGGCGGTCCACCCCGACGCGGGCCGAGCCATACGGCTTCGGTGGAGGAAGGCGAGACCGCAGCCCGGAGGTCCGGCATCGAGCTCGGACGAACACAGCCGCCACGCGGCAGGCCGACGGCTCCTGTCTCACTACGGCCGCCACGGCAGGCTGATCGGCCTCGAGGGCCGACTCGGCAGGCTCCGCGCCGGTCACGGCCGTGCGGGAGCGGCGACCTCGCGCCCCCCGCACCACGAATCCGCCGCGGCGAACGACCTCTCTCGGCCTCCCCGGAGGGCCGGCCGACGGAGAAGACGGTCGACGATGTCATCCCGCCGACGTGACAAGCTCCGTGGCCGACGCTCAGCCGCGACTCGAGCCGTCGGCTCCCGCCGGAGGTCATCGTCCGTGAAGCGGCGGAGGAGGGCGAGGACGAGTCCCCGGCAGCGCGGCCCGCCACCTCGGGCGACCACTCCGAAGGCCGCGGGCCGATCGTTCACCGCCCGGCGAGCAGGCCTCGTCCACCCGCACGGCCGGCGCCACGCGCGTGCGGCACGGTGGACAGGTCAGTGGTGGAACTCCCCCGCATTGACATCCAGGCAGTGACCCGTCACCGCGCGAGCCAGGGACGAGATCAGAAACACCACGGCGTCGCCGACGGCCTCGGGTTCGGGGAGCTCCCGCAGGTCCAAATTCGCCGCGACCTCGTCGTACACCTGGCGAGCTGCCACGCCGCGTTCCGCGGCGAGGTGGGCGAAATAGTCTTCCAGGGCTTCCGCCCAGACATAGCCGGGAGCCACCGAGTTGACGCGCACGCCCTGCGGACCGAGTTCGGTGGAGAGGCTCTGCGCCAGGGCCAGCAGTCCTGCCTTGGCCACCTTGTAGGCGCCGAACCGCGGCCTCGAATGCCGCAGGGCCGCCGAGTTGACCATCACCACGGCTCCGCGGCTCTCGACCAACGCGGGGGCGAGCATCCTGGTGAGGCGCAGCGCGGCGAAGACGTCGACCTCCAGTGTCGCGCGGACCGCGGCCAGCTCGACGTCCGCGAGGTCGGCCATCGGCGGTCGGGCGAAAGCGTTGTTCACCAGCGCGTCCACCCGCCCGAAGGCCGTTGTCGCCGCCGAGGCCAGTGCCGCCGCGGCGTCCGGATCGGTCAGATCGGCGGGCACGGCGAGTGCTCGTCGCCCCGTCTGCTCCACCTCGTCGGCGATCTGATCGATCACCGTGCCGGTTCTGGCGGCGAGCACCACGTCGGCGCCCGCGAGCGCGCACTGGACGGCGATCGCCCGCCCCAGGCAGCGTCCGGCGCCTGCGACCAGCACCACCTTGTCCTCCAGCAGTCCACCCATCACTCCACCTCTCCATCGGGTCGTACCGGGACTTCTCCTGGGACGTCGGGGCGGTCCGCGAACTCGTGCCTCGGCGTCGGATCGGCACGGGGCCGCGGCGCGAACACGGCGGCAGAGGCCGCGCACGTCCGCCACCCCGGCGACCGACGGCGGACCGCCCGACCCGGCGGGCGCACCGACGACGCGACTACGACGACTCGACCGGGCGCTGTGGCGCCGCCTCACGCCGCTCGGTCCGATTGAGCCACCACTGGACGAGGAACACGTTGATCACCCAGCCGAGCCAGGGCGCCGTGAGCCCGATCTGCGCGAACACCGCCGGGTCGTCGATCCCGAACATCGTGAGGACGATCATGAAGACGCGACCCCACACGATGTTGATGGCGAACGCGAAACTGAACAGCATCCACCGTCGATGCTGCCGATAGCGCCGCTGCCGGGCCCGAATGAAGCCCATCGTGGTCGTGACCAGCCAGAAGACCCCGCCCAACGTCGTGCCGACACTCGGTGCGGGCGACAGCGGGGTGATCACCATGGCGATCACGGCCGAGGGCAGCGCACCGGCGAAGACGTACAGCCGCCCGCTCCAGCGGTGCACCGCCGGACGGCGGCGCCGCAGCGCAGGCCACAACTGGAGGCACACGGTCACCAGCGCCACGGTGCCGAACACGATGTGCGACACCAGCAGCGGATAGTGGACCGCCGAGTCCTCCCGGATGACGATCAGCGAACGCGCCGGGTCCAGCGTCAGGTAGGGCGGCCAGGCGATCGCGAGGAAGGCCAGCACCACCACGACCAGCGGAACCACCCATGGTCGTCGCCACCACCGCGGGCGCGATGCCGTCCCGCCCGCGGCGACCTCTCTCGATCCCATGGCCGGGGACCCGCCCGAACTCGCGCCTGTCCGCTCTTCGTGCTGGGTCATCGGCGTGGTTCCCTTCTCGCTGCATGCCTTTCGTGGACACGGGGCCCGGCGCCTCAGAGGAGGGCCGCATCGGAAAGACGTCGATGCGGTGTCGGCCGGGATCGATCGTCGTGGCCGGCCACCGGTGTGCGGACGCGGTCCGACCAGGCGTCACGGTAGGACGCCGCTCTCGGACGGCACAGCTCCGAGAATGCGCAGTACGGCGGCCTCAACGGCGACGGACGGCGGTCAGGAGGACGACGCCTCCGATGCTCGTCCGATGCGTGATCCGCAGTCCGGCCTCGGTCAGCCAGTCGGTGATCTGCTCGTCCTCGAACAGGACGATCCCGTCGGGACTGCCGGGGAAGCTGTGCGCATGCTGGAAGTACCGGTAGATCGGATCGCCGCCCCAGCGGAAGGTCATGAGGGTGAGCGTGCCGCCCGTACGCAGGCAACGGCCGATCTCGTGCAGGGCCGCAGCCGGGTCGGGCAGGGCCTGGAGCGCGTTCCAACAGTTCACCGCGCCGAGGGCGGCCTCCCCGAAGGGGAGCGTGAGCGCGCTGCCACGCACCGCGGCCACCCCGGGAAGCCGGCCGCGCAGCTCAGACAGCATCGGGCCGATCACGTCGAGCGCGATGACCCGTTCCTCACCGAACACCTCGGCCGCGATCGCGGTCCAACGACCGGCGCCCGCCCCGAGGTCCAGCACGGGGCCGTTCACGGCGGCGAGATGTTCGGTGAGATAGGCGTCCTCGACCGACGGCGTGACATCGCCTCCCCAGTTGGAGCCCATCACCCGGAGGAAGGCCGGTCGCAGCACCGTCTCGTAGTAGTGACCGATGCCGGTCATCCCGGTCGCGTTCTGGAGTACGTCGTCCTCGTCGGGCCGGGCATCGCCCTCCGCCAGCAGGTCGAGCACGCCCCGCGCATGTCGGTAGGCCCGCGCGCAGGACGTGCAGTGGGCGACGGCATCCGACAGCGTCAGTCGGGCGCGGCAGGTCGGGCAGCACAGCGCGTCGAGATGCCGGGCCAGAAGCCCGGTGCCGTCTGCGGGCGGTGTTGCGGCAGGCGCGGCCAGTGGGCTCACGTCGGTCACCACGGTCGGTCCGCCGTTGCGGACAGACCACAGGGCCTTGGCACCGGTGTAGGCGAGCACCGACCTGGTGTCGCTGCGCCAGGTCGCGAGAAGCTGTTCGGGAGTGAGCTGGTCGATCCAGCCCCGGTCGAAGTCCCGTTCGCTGTCGTTCAGCGACCATTCGTGCGGGGACGGCCAGACCCGGCCGAGGACCACGTCGGCGGGGTCGAGCGTCGCGAGACAACGTCGCAGCCTCGTCGCGTCCTCCGGTGCGAGTGGGAGCCTCGCCGTAGCCGTGAGGACGCGGTCCCGGTCCTCGGGCAGGTGCGACAGCAGGTACAGCAGAGCGAACGTCAGCGGCTCGTCCTCGGCGGCGTCGTCGAGCAGCGCCAGATACCGGTCGAGCCCGCCGCGCACCGCCTGCGTCACGGGTCCGTCGACGGCGGGATACTCGGCTTCGGCGAGCAGGCCGAGCAGGATCAACAGATGACCACGCAGATCCTCGTCGACCACATCGAGGTGCGCGAGCAGATCCGCGGTCGCGGCCTGCGCACGCGAGGTGAGCTCGCCCTCCACCCATAACGCCCCGGTCAGTCGTAGAAACTCCTCATCACGTGCTTCGGGCGCCGCCTCGGCGAACGATCTGATCAGATCGCGGACGGACGGTGCCACGGTGCGGGAGTCGCTCATCACTGCTCCTCTCTTCGGCCCGGACGTCGGACCGAGGAAGGCCCGCGCAGCGGCTCGGCCACAGGGTGTGGCGCCGTCGGCGGCGGGCGGTCGACGGGCTCAGCCCACGCGGAAGTGCCGAGGATCGATGTCCGGTCCTGCGGCGAGGCGGGCGTGGTAGTCGTCCAACAACCGCTGCGCCGCCCGCTCGGCCGAGCGGAACCGGGCGACGGGATCGGCGCCGAGCGCGAGGACGTCGTGCATCGCGTCGGTCATGACGTCCTGTGCGCCGACGAAGTCGCCGAGCAGAGCGCCGAGCGCGGCGGGCGAGCCGTCACCGGCGGCGAGCTGGTCGACCGCGACCCGGTGATGCGGGTTGGCGTCGAACCAGCCCTCGTGCCGGAGCCGCTCGTGTCCTGCCCCGGTGACGGGAATGAATCCGCTGCTTCGATGCCGAGCCGCCACGTTCTCCGGGTCCAGCATGTACAGCAGGAAGGCCAGCGCCCCGTCTCTGGTCTCCCGGTCCAGTCCCGCGGTGAGCCATAACGAGTCGCCGCCGATGACGTTGCCCGCATAGGGCACCTCGTCGTTGTGGGGCATCCGACTCACCTCGACATCGAATCCGCCCGCTCGGCCCGCCTCGACCATGCGTTGCGCCTCCACCGAAGTACTGAGCACCATGGCCACTCGCTGCTCGGCGAAGGCACGATGGTTCTCCACCCACGCGCGCAGGGTGTCCTCGCCTGCCGCCCGCACCCCGGTGTAGTGGTAGTGCCCGTGTCGATGCATCGTCAGCCACCACCGGACGAACGCGGTCATGGCTGGGGAGGTCAGATCGATGCGCTCCGCCCGACCCGACCTCCCGTTGTCGTGGTCGGCGAGCAGCGCGCCCTGCTGGGCCAGGGCCTGTTGGAAGACCCAGCCGTGGTTCGGCCAGCTGACCCCGCGAGCCGCGTTCGAGGGCAGCGCCTCCACCGCGGTGCAGGCGGCCTCGACTTCACGCCAGGTGGCAGGGGCGGCGGGAATGCCTGCCCGTCGGAGCAGGGTGGTGTTGGTGTACAGCAGCATCGTCGATGTCAGCGGAGGAACCGCGAACAGCTCGCCGCCGTCGGTGTAGTAGTCGCGACCGGCGGCGACCAGGTCGTCGAGCACCACCCGCTCGCCCAGAATCTCCGTCCGACCTCCGATCGCCGCCTCCACGGAGGTGAAGAGCGGTGATCCGTCGCGGGCGAGCATGTCACGGGCGAGCTGGGTGGAGGTGTAGAAATTCTGGACGATCGCGGGCGGGCGCCCCCGCCGTGCCGCTTCGGCGACCATCCGAGGCAGCACGAGGTGATCCCGGCCGTGGACGACGACTCGGTACTCGGGGTGACGAGCGGTGAACCGTTCGGCCAGTGCCCTCGTCTCGTCCAGGAACAGCGGCACGACGGGATAGTCGTTGAGCCACACCTCGATGACGACCGCCGTGCGGTCCACGTTCTGCTCGGCGTGGCCGGGATCGGGGTGAACGACGTCCTGCATGGCGATGTCCTTCGAGTCGAGCGGGACCGGCTCGGGACCGGCGTCGAGTGTCACGTCCGGATGGGGGCGTAGGCGGTCGATCACCGATCCTGCCCAGCGCAGCGATGGCCCACATCTCCACGAATGCGGTGTCGGGCGGCGGACGCGGCAGAAGACCCGGACCGGTCCGTCGCCCTGATGTCCCGACGGTGACCGGCCCTGACTCGCGCGAAGCGAGAACGCACGGCCTCGACCGGGGAGACGCCGCACGCTCGAAGGGGATCGGGCCGTCGCGTGCTGTC
This genomic stretch from Actinoalloteichus hoggarensis harbors:
- a CDS encoding extracellular solute-binding protein, with amino-acid sequence MTLDAGPEPVPLDSKDIAMQDVVHPDPGHAEQNVDRTAVVIEVWLNDYPVVPLFLDETRALAERFTARHPEYRVVVHGRDHLVLPRMVAEAARRGRPPAIVQNFYTSTQLARDMLARDGSPLFTSVEAAIGGRTEILGERVVLDDLVAAGRDYYTDGGELFAVPPLTSTMLLYTNTTLLRRAGIPAAPATWREVEAACTAVEALPSNAARGVSWPNHGWVFQQALAQQGALLADHDNGRSGRAERIDLTSPAMTAFVRWWLTMHRHGHYHYTGVRAAGEDTLRAWVENHRAFAEQRVAMVLSTSVEAQRMVEAGRAGGFDVEVSRMPHNDEVPYAGNVIGGDSLWLTAGLDRETRDGALAFLLYMLDPENVAARHRSSGFIPVTGAGHERLRHEGWFDANPHHRVAVDQLAAGDGSPAALGALLGDFVGAQDVMTDAMHDVLALGADPVARFRSAERAAQRLLDDYHARLAAGPDIDPRHFRVG
- a CDS encoding DUF2306 domain-containing protein, with protein sequence MTQHEERTGASSGGSPAMGSREVAAGGTASRPRWWRRPWVVPLVVVVLAFLAIAWPPYLTLDPARSLIVIREDSAVHYPLLVSHIVFGTVALVTVCLQLWPALRRRRPAVHRWSGRLYVFAGALPSAVIAMVITPLSPAPSVGTTLGGVFWLVTTTMGFIRARQRRYRQHRRWMLFSFAFAINIVWGRVFMIVLTMFGIDDPAVFAQIGLTAPWLGWVINVFLVQWWLNRTERREAAPQRPVESS
- a CDS encoding methyltransferase domain-containing protein; translated protein: MSDSRTVAPSVRDLIRSFAEAAPEARDEEFLRLTGALWVEGELTSRAQAATADLLAHLDVVDEDLRGHLLILLGLLAEAEYPAVDGPVTQAVRGGLDRYLALLDDAAEDEPLTFALLYLLSHLPEDRDRVLTATARLPLAPEDATRLRRCLATLDPADVVLGRVWPSPHEWSLNDSERDFDRGWIDQLTPEQLLATWRSDTRSVLAYTGAKALWSVRNGGPTVVTDVSPLAAPAATPPADGTGLLARHLDALCCPTCRARLTLSDAVAHCTSCARAYRHARGVLDLLAEGDARPDEDDVLQNATGMTGIGHYYETVLRPAFLRVMGSNWGGDVTPSVEDAYLTEHLAAVNGPVLDLGAGAGRWTAIAAEVFGEERVIALDVIGPMLSELRGRLPGVAAVRGSALTLPFGEAALGAVNCWNALQALPDPAAALHEIGRCLRTGGTLTLMTFRWGGDPIYRYFQHAHSFPGSPDGIVLFEDEQITDWLTEAGLRITHRTSIGGVVLLTAVRRR
- a CDS encoding SDR family oxidoreductase, which produces MGGLLEDKVVLVAGAGRCLGRAIAVQCALAGADVVLAARTGTVIDQIADEVEQTGRRALAVPADLTDPDAAAALASAATTAFGRVDALVNNAFARPPMADLADVELAAVRATLEVDVFAALRLTRMLAPALVESRGAVVMVNSAALRHSRPRFGAYKVAKAGLLALAQSLSTELGPQGVRVNSVAPGYVWAEALEDYFAHLAAERGVAARQVYDEVAANLDLRELPEPEAVGDAVVFLISSLARAVTGHCLDVNAGEFHH